Proteins from a single region of Pseudodesulfovibrio portus:
- a CDS encoding two-component system sensor histidine kinase NtrB has product MEVARRDSNEKGPLVALVLALIVLGLGSLYLTWQSIAQQRKIVEDHMIMTGNSILRGVDNNIFRIGRSLRMGAQSSQVFRAMAEELFKELSKSDDIVFITLFGPDGQPLVSSASREQTPIFKLPDSVKVDLEPGRAWHVMAEVQKKGVLVSGLRARQGIAVLSGLPDDGSESEHRQRRGRGMNMGGMMGQDQVPDGPPVFLVVGLNAEKHLAQFRKYRQAATYQTGYVFLAAVVLWSLAFAYLRRREASRKLLRMERFQNQLLDNMPDGLVTLAADGEIMAANHSAKKLFSPAGAEEPPEIIGSNWRDLDLGHPEGDGDASSPYKWQQYDYQGRRLEILTLALMAHEEGGDPEEGRQLVLIRDRTRIRSLEEDLNEAKRLAAIGSLAAGVAHEVRNPLSSLRGFAQLFANKLKGQAPLDQYATAMVQEADRLNRVVTDLLYLARPRQLAPVAIDLSGVGDSLKQLMRFDFENKQTEPVFEFGAEPVYADQDALRQVLLNLISNSLDAIEGCPECDKPGHIRLTSEPGDNGVWITVADDGPGMDPDLGDDVFKPFITGKKTGTGLGLAIVQNIMRAHKGRVVIESEPGEGTKMKLFFPDGPAGPANDTFDNEKDAAASGRSHE; this is encoded by the coding sequence ATGGAAGTCGCACGCCGAGACAGCAATGAGAAAGGCCCTCTGGTGGCCCTGGTTCTGGCGCTCATAGTTTTGGGGCTGGGCAGCCTGTATCTGACCTGGCAGTCCATTGCGCAGCAGCGCAAGATCGTCGAGGACCACATGATCATGACCGGCAACTCAATCCTGCGCGGCGTGGACAACAACATCTTTCGCATCGGCCGGAGCCTGCGCATGGGCGCGCAGTCCTCCCAGGTCTTCCGGGCCATGGCCGAGGAATTGTTCAAGGAACTGTCCAAGTCCGACGACATCGTGTTCATCACCCTGTTCGGTCCGGACGGCCAGCCCCTGGTGTCCTCGGCCAGCCGTGAGCAAACACCCATCTTCAAGCTGCCCGACTCGGTGAAGGTCGATCTGGAACCGGGCCGGGCCTGGCACGTCATGGCCGAGGTCCAGAAGAAGGGCGTGCTCGTCTCCGGCTTGCGCGCCCGGCAGGGAATCGCCGTCCTGAGCGGCCTCCCGGACGACGGGTCGGAATCCGAGCACCGCCAGAGGCGGGGGCGCGGCATGAATATGGGCGGCATGATGGGCCAGGACCAGGTCCCGGACGGGCCGCCGGTCTTCCTGGTGGTCGGCCTCAACGCCGAGAAGCATCTGGCCCAGTTCCGCAAGTACCGGCAGGCGGCCACCTACCAGACCGGGTACGTGTTCCTGGCCGCAGTGGTCTTGTGGTCCCTGGCGTTTGCCTATCTGAGGCGGCGCGAGGCCAGCCGCAAGCTGCTGCGCATGGAGCGGTTCCAGAACCAGCTTCTGGACAATATGCCCGACGGCCTGGTCACCCTGGCCGCCGACGGCGAGATCATGGCCGCCAACCACTCGGCCAAGAAGCTTTTCTCCCCGGCCGGAGCCGAGGAACCCCCGGAGATCATCGGTTCCAACTGGCGCGACCTCGACCTCGGCCACCCCGAGGGCGACGGCGACGCGTCCTCCCCCTACAAGTGGCAGCAGTACGACTACCAGGGGCGCAGGCTGGAGATTCTCACCCTGGCGCTCATGGCCCACGAGGAGGGGGGCGACCCGGAGGAGGGGCGGCAGCTGGTGCTCATCCGCGACCGCACCCGCATCCGTTCCCTGGAAGAGGACCTGAACGAGGCCAAGCGGCTGGCCGCCATCGGCTCCCTGGCTGCGGGCGTGGCCCACGAGGTGCGCAACCCGCTCTCGTCCCTGCGCGGTTTCGCCCAGCTGTTCGCCAACAAGCTCAAGGGCCAGGCTCCGCTGGATCAGTACGCCACGGCCATGGTCCAGGAGGCCGACCGCCTCAACCGCGTGGTCACGGACCTGCTCTATCTGGCCCGGCCGCGTCAGCTCGCCCCGGTGGCCATCGACCTCTCAGGCGTGGGCGATTCCCTGAAGCAGCTCATGCGGTTCGACTTCGAGAACAAGCAGACCGAACCGGTTTTCGAGTTCGGGGCCGAGCCCGTGTATGCGGACCAGGACGCGCTTCGGCAGGTGCTGCTCAATCTCATTTCCAATTCCCTGGACGCCATCGAAGGCTGCCCGGAGTGCGACAAGCCGGGCCACATCAGGCTGACCTCCGAGCCGGGAGACAACGGGGTCTGGATCACCGTGGCCGACGACGGGCCGGGCATGGACCCGGACCTGGGCGACGACGTGTTCAAGCCGTTCATTACCGGCAAGAAGACCGGCACCGGCCTGGGGCTGGCCATTGTCCAGAACATCATGCGCGCCCACAAGGGCCGGGTGGTCATCGAATCCGAGCCCGGCGAGGGCACGAAAATGAAATTGTTTTTCCCAGACGGTCCGGCAGGACCGGCGAATGATACTTTTGACAACGAAAAGGACGCAGCCGCCTCAGGGCGCAGTCACGAATAG
- a CDS encoding DUF4405 domain-containing protein has translation MLRKITSLTSFLTFIVSIVTSVVLYVVPHGRVANWADWTFWGMSKDDWGATHTTVGTLFFIALLLHLWLNWKPLMAYMKNRAREMVVMTVPMVISLALTVYVFAGTLMGLPPMRQLLDYSTQIKESATEVYGNPPYGHAEDSSLKKFCGYLGFDQAEAMAALEKAGYVLEKGEQSVIKDIARTRNASPQQVFDDIRNALGGDPFSSLPATPPEGLGKLKLSDLCASFGLDLNEAMARLEAKSFAPAPDLSIKDIAAKANAVPRDVYAALRGE, from the coding sequence ATGTTGCGCAAAATTACGTCACTGACATCTTTTCTGACCTTCATCGTCTCGATCGTCACCAGCGTGGTCCTGTACGTCGTCCCCCACGGCCGGGTGGCCAACTGGGCGGACTGGACGTTCTGGGGCATGAGCAAGGATGACTGGGGAGCCACCCACACCACCGTGGGCACCCTGTTCTTCATCGCATTGCTGCTCCACCTCTGGCTCAACTGGAAGCCGCTCATGGCCTACATGAAGAACCGGGCGCGCGAGATGGTGGTCATGACCGTGCCCATGGTCATCAGCCTGGCCCTGACGGTCTACGTCTTTGCCGGGACGCTCATGGGACTGCCGCCCATGCGGCAGCTCCTCGACTACTCCACGCAGATCAAGGAGTCGGCCACCGAGGTCTACGGCAACCCGCCCTACGGGCACGCCGAAGACTCCAGCCTCAAGAAGTTCTGCGGCTATCTCGGCTTCGACCAGGCCGAGGCCATGGCCGCCCTGGAAAAGGCGGGGTATGTCCTGGAAAAGGGCGAGCAGTCCGTGATCAAGGACATCGCCCGCACCCGGAACGCCAGCCCGCAGCAGGTCTTCGACGACATCCGGAACGCGCTGGGCGGCGACCCGTTCTCCTCTCTGCCCGCCACCCCGCCCGAGGGGCTGGGCAAGCTCAAGCTCAGTGATCTCTGCGCCTCCTTCGGCCTGGACCTCAACGAGGCCATGGCCCGGCTCGAGGCAAAGTCGTTCGCGCCCGCGCCCGACCTGTCCATCAAGGACATCGCGGCCAAGGCGAACGCGGTGCCGCGCGACGTGTACGCCGCCCTCCGGGGAGAGTAG
- a CDS encoding Spy/CpxP family protein refolding chaperone → MNKQNLTIAALAAFLVLSMTAMAFAGPGQGRGANRGSCYQQNGPYSQLTPEKQQAVQAIFEKYDAKFDELRTQLWTKHSVLQALINGGSADEKKIAGLTSDITKLRDQMRDNRDAMRAEIEKETGLVGFGPGFAQGRGYGRHMGNGSGRMGGGYGMGGGYGMGNGPGYGPCVTN, encoded by the coding sequence ATGAACAAGCAGAATCTTACCATCGCGGCACTGGCGGCTTTCCTGGTTCTTTCCATGACGGCAATGGCTTTCGCCGGTCCCGGCCAGGGTCGCGGCGCGAACCGTGGCTCCTGTTACCAGCAGAACGGCCCCTACAGCCAGCTGACCCCTGAAAAGCAGCAGGCTGTCCAGGCCATCTTCGAGAAGTACGACGCCAAGTTCGACGAACTGCGCACCCAGCTGTGGACCAAGCACTCCGTGCTGCAGGCCCTGATCAACGGCGGCAGCGCCGACGAGAAGAAGATTGCCGGCCTGACCTCGGACATCACCAAGCTGCGCGACCAGATGCGCGACAACCGTGACGCCATGCGCGCCGAGATCGAGAAGGAAACCGGCCTGGTCGGCTTCGGCCCCGGCTTTGCCCAAGGGCGCGGCTACGGTCGCCATATGGGCAACGGCTCCGGTCGCATGGGCGGCGGTTACGGCATGGGCGGCGGCTACGGCATGGGCAACGGCCCCGGCTACGGCCCCTGCGTGACCAACTAG
- a CDS encoding FmdB family zinc ribbon protein, whose protein sequence is MPIYEYACKECGHEFEELIFSQKDEVVCPRCGSGNTEKLMSACAAKVDSPGPDFNALKNTGGGCGGGGG, encoded by the coding sequence ATGCCCATCTATGAATATGCCTGCAAGGAATGCGGCCACGAGTTCGAGGAACTCATCTTCTCGCAAAAGGACGAGGTCGTCTGTCCCCGGTGCGGATCCGGGAACACCGAAAAGCTGATGAGCGCCTGCGCGGCAAAGGTCGATAGCCCCGGCCCCGACTTCAACGCCCTGAAAAACACCGGCGGCGGATGTGGCGGCGGCGGGGGCTGA
- a CDS encoding substrate-binding periplasmic protein: MLPFCKTCLIACCTTAFLFVSPRLAAAQSFTVITNSVPPFKFLKDGKPSGMAGDLLTYLFRITGHSVAQSRSIPMAQFLQRDYKEPGTVFLALSKSHQQDHGFKLVGPIFTAKSGIIVKKFRHFRLARIHDAKTMILASVINSAPEKGLMGTAIEEKHFLRFPTPQGAIKALVTDKADGLLLATAAAYHLMAREGIDTNLFETALTLDSIPLYFAFHADTPARVIEHLQATLNEMKQPDETGMSPYLKIISAYY, encoded by the coding sequence ATGTTGCCCTTTTGCAAGACCTGCCTGATCGCTTGCTGCACCACGGCATTCCTGTTCGTGTCACCGCGCCTGGCCGCAGCCCAATCCTTCACCGTCATCACCAACTCCGTACCGCCCTTCAAATTCCTGAAGGACGGGAAGCCTTCCGGCATGGCCGGCGATCTGCTCACCTACCTGTTCCGGATCACGGGACACTCCGTGGCGCAAAGCCGGAGCATACCCATGGCCCAGTTCCTTCAGCGGGACTACAAAGAGCCGGGCACCGTCTTTCTCGCCCTGTCCAAAAGCCACCAACAGGACCATGGCTTTAAATTGGTCGGCCCGATATTCACTGCCAAGTCGGGCATCATCGTCAAGAAATTCCGCCATTTTCGCCTGGCCCGCATCCACGACGCAAAAACGATGATCCTGGCGTCGGTCATCAACAGCGCACCGGAAAAAGGACTCATGGGGACAGCCATCGAGGAGAAACACTTCCTGCGCTTCCCCACGCCGCAGGGGGCCATCAAGGCCCTGGTGACAGACAAGGCGGACGGACTTCTGCTGGCCACGGCGGCCGCCTACCATCTCATGGCCCGCGAGGGGATCGACACGAACCTTTTCGAAACGGCCCTGACCCTTGACTCCATCCCCCTCTACTTCGCCTTTCACGCCGACACGCCCGCCCGCGTCATCGAACACCTGCAAGCCACGCTGAACGAAATGAAACAACCCGACGAGACGGGCATGAGCCCCTACCTGAAAATCATCTCCGCGTACTATTGA
- a CDS encoding deoxycytidylate deaminase, whose amino-acid sequence MSNRLPWPEYFMRIAHLVAQRSTCTRRAVGAIAVRDKRILATGYNGVPTNIAHCEDVGCIRDQLGIPSGERHELCRGLHAEQNVIIQAATHNLDLKGCDIYCTTKPCILCTKMLINCEVRNIYFSENYPDELSEQMLDEAGVRCIYMEGDFS is encoded by the coding sequence ATGTCCAACAGACTGCCCTGGCCAGAATATTTCATGCGCATAGCCCATCTGGTGGCCCAGCGTTCCACCTGCACCCGCCGCGCCGTGGGCGCCATCGCCGTGCGCGACAAGCGCATCCTGGCAACCGGATACAACGGCGTGCCCACCAACATCGCCCACTGCGAGGACGTCGGCTGCATCCGCGATCAGCTCGGCATCCCGTCCGGGGAACGGCACGAACTGTGCCGGGGACTGCACGCCGAACAGAACGTCATCATCCAGGCCGCCACCCACAACCTCGACCTCAAGGGGTGCGACATCTACTGCACCACCAAGCCGTGCATCCTGTGCACCAAGATGCTCATCAACTGCGAGGTGCGAAACATCTACTTCTCCGAGAACTACCCGGACGAGCTGTCCGAGCAGATGCTCGACGAGGCCGGGGTCCGCTGCATATACATGGAAGGGGACTTCAGCTAG
- the ribD gene encoding bifunctional diaminohydroxyphosphoribosylaminopyrimidine deaminase/5-amino-6-(5-phosphoribosylamino)uracil reductase RibD, with translation MPGHHEHFMRRAIELAYRGRGTTAPNPCVGAVLVRDGKIVAEGYHTRFGALHAERECLADAREKGVAPEGLTMYVTLEPCNHQGKTPPCTEGLIEAKVGTVVVGTRDPNPVAAGGVERLRRHGINVELGVCEQECLDLIGDFLLWQHSHSPYNILKMAATLDGKIASARNEPEPISGPESFARVHKLRSMVGAVVVGGNTFYADNPSLTCRMNDLPAGFIQPLAVVVTSRLPEAPAEHTLLRERSNRTIFMTSDKAARSKQADRLRERGTSVWPLPGEPGRLNLSPGFERLHAEQDCYYTLCEGGGRFAMSLIEQGLADEVVHFLTPRILGDNTAPSAYSGRDNVTMADTRDFRITRTERLGADIMLTLLAK, from the coding sequence ATGCCTGGGCACCACGAACATTTCATGCGCCGGGCCATCGAGCTGGCCTACAGGGGACGGGGCACCACCGCGCCCAACCCCTGCGTGGGGGCCGTGCTCGTCAGGGACGGCAAGATCGTGGCCGAGGGATACCACACCCGGTTCGGCGCGCTGCACGCCGAGCGCGAGTGCCTGGCCGACGCCAGGGAAAAGGGCGTGGCCCCCGAAGGGCTGACCATGTACGTCACCCTGGAGCCGTGCAACCACCAGGGCAAGACCCCGCCCTGTACGGAAGGGCTCATTGAGGCCAAGGTGGGCACGGTGGTGGTCGGGACCCGCGACCCCAACCCGGTGGCTGCGGGGGGCGTGGAGCGATTGCGCCGACACGGCATCAACGTGGAACTCGGCGTCTGCGAACAGGAATGCCTGGACCTCATCGGCGACTTCCTGCTCTGGCAGCACTCCCACTCGCCCTACAACATCCTGAAAATGGCGGCCACCCTGGACGGCAAGATAGCCTCGGCCCGCAACGAGCCGGAACCGATCTCCGGCCCGGAATCCTTTGCCCGCGTCCACAAGCTGCGCAGCATGGTCGGGGCCGTGGTGGTGGGAGGCAACACCTTCTACGCCGACAACCCGAGCCTGACCTGCCGCATGAACGACCTGCCCGCAGGCTTCATCCAGCCCCTGGCGGTGGTGGTCACCTCCCGGCTGCCCGAAGCCCCGGCCGAGCATACCCTGCTCCGCGAACGGTCGAACCGAACCATCTTCATGACCTCGGACAAGGCCGCCCGGTCGAAACAGGCGGACCGCCTCCGCGAACGCGGCACGTCCGTCTGGCCCCTGCCCGGGGAGCCCGGCCGCCTCAACCTCTCGCCGGGCTTTGAACGCCTCCACGCGGAACAGGACTGCTATTACACATTGTGCGAAGGCGGCGGCCGGTTCGCCATGTCCCTCATCGAACAGGGGCTGGCCGACGAGGTGGTCCACTTCCTGACCCCGCGCATCCTGGGCGACAACACCGCGCCCTCGGCCTATTCCGGGCGCGACAACGTGACCATGGCCGACACCCGCGACTTCCGGATCACCCGCACGGAACGGCTGGGCGCGGACATCATGCTGACATTACTGGCAAAATAA
- a CDS encoding SAM-dependent methyltransferase → MLHAYKEQGDHIMSWHRQWTLNNPVRALIQPPRKMFKGLVEPGMTVADTGCGTGFFSLALARLVGPSGKVIAVDLQAEALALLEEKADELGLADIIETWKCDAGDLGRLPEVDFGLSAYMAHETPDIDAYFRRMAQCVKPGGKLLLAEPRFHVSRSHFDNELAAAARTGFVHTGTPAIRLSHAAVLERA, encoded by the coding sequence ATGTTGCATGCATACAAGGAACAGGGAGACCACATCATGTCGTGGCACCGGCAGTGGACCCTCAACAACCCCGTCCGGGCATTGATCCAGCCGCCTCGGAAGATGTTCAAGGGGTTGGTCGAGCCGGGCATGACCGTGGCCGACACGGGCTGCGGCACGGGCTTCTTTTCCCTGGCCCTGGCCCGCCTTGTGGGGCCGTCCGGCAAGGTCATCGCCGTGGACCTCCAGGCAGAGGCCCTGGCCCTGCTCGAAGAGAAGGCGGACGAGCTCGGCCTGGCCGACATCATAGAGACCTGGAAGTGCGATGCCGGGGACCTGGGCCGACTGCCCGAGGTGGACTTCGGGCTCTCGGCGTACATGGCCCACGAAACACCGGACATAGACGCCTATTTCAGGCGCATGGCCCAATGCGTCAAACCCGGCGGGAAGCTGCTGCTGGCCGAGCCCCGGTTCCACGTTTCCCGCTCCCACTTCGATAACGAGCTGGCGGCAGCGGCCCGGACCGGATTCGTGCACACGGGCACCCCCGCCATCCGCCTCAGCCATGCCGCCGTCCTGGAGAGGGCTTGA
- a CDS encoding TetR/AcrR family transcriptional regulator encodes MSNDTTVRVPQQARSIEKRNRLVDAAMALFGEKGFQGTNAKEIAGKAGVSVGTFYAYFTDKKALLLEILSRHMADVDAAVFEELRAMVRDGATGREMMRLTIRLGHDSHHHAPELLRIMLAMRYTDEDFTRMVAVENRDMTAKIVGLLSAMGDNLRVTDLDAAARVVANAFEETMHSVAVFGPDIEQDRLYEALADMTAVYLFKDPDAPLK; translated from the coding sequence ATGAGCAATGACACCACCGTCCGCGTGCCCCAGCAGGCGCGGTCCATCGAAAAGCGCAACCGCCTTGTGGACGCGGCCATGGCCCTGTTCGGCGAAAAGGGCTTCCAGGGCACCAACGCCAAGGAGATCGCCGGGAAGGCGGGCGTATCCGTGGGCACCTTCTATGCCTACTTCACGGACAAGAAGGCCCTGCTCCTCGAAATCCTCAGCCGGCACATGGCCGACGTGGACGCGGCCGTGTTCGAAGAGCTCCGGGCCATGGTCCGGGACGGGGCCACAGGCAGGGAGATGATGCGCCTGACCATCCGGCTGGGACACGACTCCCACCACCACGCGCCCGAACTGCTGCGCATCATGCTGGCGATGCGCTACACGGATGAGGACTTCACCCGCATGGTGGCCGTTGAAAACCGGGACATGACAGCCAAGATCGTCGGCCTGCTCTCCGCCATGGGCGACAACCTCCGGGTCACGGACCTCGACGCCGCTGCCCGGGTGGTGGCCAACGCCTTTGAGGAGACCATGCACTCCGTTGCCGTGTTCGGCCCGGACATCGAACAGGACCGCCTCTACGAAGCCCTCGCCGACATGACCGCCGTCTACCTCTTCAAGGACCCTGACGCACCCCTCAAGTAG
- a CDS encoding substrate-binding periplasmic protein produces MRTPPCQTLPAEGTPHEAPGPSFPAILFCVLAIWLPILAFLALTPAPAHAGWEISYLTEEYYPFNYTEDGDLKGISVDLLRLIWKELGQPDHPIQVMPWARAYDRVCNVSNTILFSMARIPQRENLFRWAGPIATVRFVLVARKSSRIVLDDLDKAEGYRIGTLREDITDALLQKHGERNKIEALANMEQNILKLMEGRLDMVAYEERCWKQIAIKHGLSPDDFETVFVLSETPVFYAFNRDIPPNLYWDFQRALDRVKATPQYQEILDRHLH; encoded by the coding sequence ATGCGTACGCCACCCTGCCAGACTCTCCCCGCAGAGGGGACCCCGCACGAGGCACCAGGGCCTTCCTTCCCTGCGATACTTTTCTGCGTCCTCGCCATCTGGCTGCCGATCCTGGCTTTTCTCGCCCTCACCCCCGCACCCGCCCATGCCGGGTGGGAGATCTCCTACCTGACCGAGGAATACTATCCGTTCAACTATACGGAAGACGGGGACCTCAAGGGGATTTCCGTGGACCTCCTGCGATTGATCTGGAAGGAACTCGGCCAACCCGACCACCCCATCCAGGTCATGCCCTGGGCCAGGGCCTACGACCGCGTCTGCAACGTCAGCAACACCATACTCTTCAGCATGGCCCGGATTCCCCAGCGGGAAAACCTGTTCCGCTGGGCTGGCCCCATCGCCACCGTCCGCTTCGTGCTCGTCGCCAGGAAATCGTCCCGCATCGTCCTGGACGACCTGGACAAGGCCGAGGGATACCGCATCGGCACCCTGCGGGAAGACATCACGGACGCGCTGTTGCAGAAGCACGGCGAGCGGAACAAGATCGAAGCCCTGGCGAACATGGAGCAGAACATCCTCAAGCTCATGGAGGGGAGGCTGGACATGGTGGCCTACGAGGAGCGGTGCTGGAAGCAGATCGCCATCAAGCACGGGCTCTCCCCGGATGATTTCGAGACGGTCTTCGTGCTGAGCGAGACGCCGGTCTTCTACGCCTTCAACCGGGACATCCCGCCCAACCTGTACTGGGATTTCCAACGGGCCCTGGACCGGGTCAAGGCCACGCCGCAATACCAGGAAATCCTGGACAGACACCTGCACTGA
- a CDS encoding riboflavin synthase produces MFTGLVMGMGRIDTADNRGAETRFRITPLFDLPDIEPGESIAVNGVCLTVETFGDNWFTCYASRETMSVTSLGELRIGSKANLERAMAMGDRFGGHIVSGHVDCLAEVAEVRPAGESRIYRLAFDSANGRYVIPKGSVALDGISLTVNDCAPTWLEVNIIPETQKATTISGWTPGRKVNMETDIIGKYVERMVAPWTGGDHAGTQSKITMEYLREHGF; encoded by the coding sequence ATGTTCACAGGACTGGTCATGGGCATGGGCCGCATCGACACCGCCGACAACCGGGGCGCGGAGACACGCTTCCGCATCACCCCCCTCTTCGACCTCCCGGACATCGAGCCCGGCGAGTCCATCGCGGTCAACGGCGTCTGCCTGACCGTGGAGACCTTCGGCGACAACTGGTTCACCTGCTACGCATCCAGGGAGACCATGTCCGTCACCAGCCTGGGCGAGCTCCGGATCGGCTCCAAGGCCAACCTGGAACGGGCCATGGCCATGGGCGACCGGTTCGGCGGCCACATCGTGTCCGGCCACGTGGATTGCCTGGCCGAGGTGGCCGAGGTGCGCCCGGCGGGCGAATCCAGGATATACCGCCTCGCCTTTGACTCGGCCAACGGCCGCTACGTCATCCCCAAGGGGTCCGTTGCCCTGGACGGCATCTCGCTGACCGTCAACGACTGCGCCCCCACCTGGCTGGAGGTGAACATCATCCCCGAGACGCAGAAGGCCACCACCATCTCCGGCTGGACACCGGGCCGCAAGGTCAACATGGAGACCGACATCATCGGCAAGTATGTGGAGCGGATGGTCGCGCCGTGGACCGGCGGCGACCACGCTGGGACGCAGTCGAAAATCACCATGGAATACCTCCGCGAACACGGCTTCTAG
- a CDS encoding glycosyltransferase, giving the protein MARDGDMLFSVIIPSTGRRPKALQKAVDSVNAAARFAGLERGQVEILIGFDGVKGKKPETNMPVRSFNLPRDNDWGNGIRNILLGVAGGEKIIFLDDDNVLKPYALRLYLKHFDAEMIIGRIDTQLAFDTPFLPRLDAGSLVRQGNIDPLCLCLSRRLVVDRCGGWNYQGKYEADYLNILDWHRRAHSVTVLEDVVGVYDAGRSLDNNALSRRQVSLLDRLAAERNVSVGELDRPVVRGAALA; this is encoded by the coding sequence ATGGCCAGGGACGGCGATATGCTCTTTTCAGTCATAATCCCCTCCACAGGCAGACGGCCCAAGGCGCTGCAAAAAGCGGTCGATTCCGTAAACGCGGCAGCCCGCTTCGCCGGACTGGAACGGGGACAAGTGGAAATTCTCATCGGCTTCGACGGGGTCAAGGGCAAAAAGCCCGAGACAAACATGCCCGTCAGAAGTTTCAATCTGCCCAGGGACAACGACTGGGGCAACGGCATCCGCAATATCCTGCTGGGCGTGGCCGGAGGGGAAAAGATCATCTTCCTCGACGACGACAACGTCCTCAAGCCGTATGCCCTGCGCCTGTACCTCAAGCACTTCGACGCCGAAATGATCATCGGCCGCATCGACACGCAGCTGGCCTTTGACACGCCATTCCTGCCCCGGCTCGACGCTGGCTCCCTGGTCCGGCAGGGCAACATCGACCCGCTCTGCCTGTGCCTGTCGCGCAGGCTGGTGGTGGACCGGTGCGGAGGCTGGAACTACCAGGGCAAATACGAGGCGGATTATCTCAATATTCTCGACTGGCACCGGCGCGCCCACAGCGTGACCGTACTGGAAGACGTGGTCGGCGTTTACGACGCCGGGCGCTCGCTGGACAACAACGCCCTGTCCCGGAGGCAGGTATCCCTGCTCGACCGGCTGGCCGCGGAACGCAACGTGTCCGTCGGCGAACTCGACAGGCCCGTGGTCCGGGGAGCGGCCCTGGCCTGA
- a CDS encoding GGDEF domain-containing protein gives MTPTTKSQSRKNAWRIFNFQSVASMAVIVAAVFPAMLLDDRSLALASVLAAAAVVLGLSLFSSTRLMRLIEGCHDKIATLTTHDDLTGLPNRRWFFDRLDEEVDRAGRYGNALSMIMIDIDHFKDVNNSFGHPLGDLALAEVARLIAANVRTSDIVARYGGEEFVVLLPETTAERASRAAEKLRIVVEVNDISLEGPEVKVTISCGVAEIGALPKAGKARDSFILAADKALTRAKENGRNQVIEFTA, from the coding sequence ATGACACCGACCACCAAGAGCCAAAGCCGCAAGAACGCCTGGCGCATCTTCAATTTCCAATCCGTGGCCTCCATGGCCGTCATCGTCGCCGCCGTGTTCCCCGCCATGCTCCTGGACGACCGCAGCCTGGCCCTGGCCTCGGTCCTGGCGGCTGCCGCCGTGGTGCTCGGCCTGTCCCTCTTTTCCTCCACCCGGCTCATGCGCCTCATCGAAGGCTGCCACGACAAGATCGCCACCCTGACCACCCACGACGACCTGACCGGCCTGCCCAACCGGCGCTGGTTCTTCGACCGGCTGGACGAGGAAGTGGACCGGGCCGGCCGGTACGGCAACGCCCTGTCCATGATCATGATCGACATCGACCACTTCAAGGACGTCAACAACTCCTTTGGCCACCCCCTGGGCGACCTGGCCCTGGCCGAAGTGGCCCGGCTCATAGCGGCCAACGTCCGCACCTCGGACATCGTGGCCCGGTACGGCGGCGAGGAATTCGTGGTACTGCTCCCCGAGACCACGGCCGAAAGGGCCTCCCGGGCTGCGGAAAAGCTGCGCATCGTGGTCGAGGTCAACGACATCAGCCTGGAAGGACCCGAGGTCAAGGTGACCATCAGCTGCGGCGTGGCTGAGATCGGCGCCCTGCCCAAGGCGGGCAAGGCGCGCGACTCGTTCATCCTGGCGGCTGACAAGGCGCTGACCCGGGCCAAGGAAAACGGCCGGAACCAGGTCATCGAATTCACCGCCTGA